GAAAAATTACTAGAAATATCTAAAGGAATATCAAGCAATTCTCGATTGCTCGGATAGTAAATTACTAAAGGTAAGTTTTTCTCAAAAATTAATTGAGGTTGATTAAGTATCTTTAATAATACAAGAGCGTAAAGTTCTGTGCTATCGATCAAAGGCTTTTTGCTACTCAATGACCAGTTTAATTCTCTCTTTTTGCCTACTGATGTTGTAATTTCGAGATTGTTTTTAATTTGTCCATTTTTAATATCTTCATTACTAAAAAAACGTGATATCAAAGTATTTGATTCTCTTTCTCCTGGGAGATGATTTCTATAGAGGAGCCTTACTATATCCCTGGATGTCCAGTCAATCGAATTGCTATCTACTCGAAAATCCTCGAAATTTATTTTATCGCGCACTCGAATCAAATCTATATAAGGAGAGAAGAGAATAGCAATACAGTCAAGAATACTGGATTTGCCCACGCCGTTAATACCGATAAATACTGTCGGTTCATCTGTTGGGAACTCTAGGGTTAAATTGCCGATTCCGCGAAACGATTGCATCTTCAGGCGCTTGACTCTCATTTTGTGACCTTCACTGCATTATGATCTGGATCTTAATAGGCATCTGGCAAATTGTAAGCTAGCTGCCATGCGATAAAAAGAGAGCGTTCAGATGTCCCAACCTCCTCATCAACCTTCCCCCATCACTCCAGGCAACGAAGCTCAAATAGCAACCGTGCACCGGCTGCGCCAGCTTAGCCATCTCCTCGATAACGCCGTTGGCATCCCTGGCACTCGCTATCGCATCGGACTTGATCCTCTCCTGGGACTGCTACCGGGTGGCGGTGACATTGCCGGCGCGGTTCTTTCTGGCTACATCGTCTACTCAGCCGCAAAGCTAGGCTTGCCGCGAGAAACCTTGGTGCAAATGGTTTCTAACATCCTATTTGAGACATTCGCCGGCACGGTGCCGGTGTTGGGAGACTTGGTGGATGTCACTTGGAAAGCCAATACTAAGAACGTGGCATTGGTGGAAAGTCACTTGAACGTTCCCCAACCCAATAGCAAAAAAGCTGACAAGTGGTTTGTGTTCCTGCTGCTAGCCGGCTTGATGCTTGTCGTGATTGCGGTTGCGGGTTTGAGCGTATTCCTGATCAGCCTAGTGGTGAGACTGTTCACCGGCGGCTAATGGGTGGCAGTTAGCCGGCTCCCCACGCGCCGGCTTCCCAAGAGGTGGGATAATAAACCAGCTGTTGTCTGCTTTTCTCCAATGGTTCAGTCTTTCCAGTCTCCCGACGATCTTGCCAATGCCCTCGCCGGCATCACCGATCTGACTTTTCAACTGCCTGATCCAGAAGATGAGCAAATTTCTGAATTAGATTATCAGCAGCAACTTGACAGTGCGTGGCAAGTCTGCGATCGCTTCGACTTGCAAACCGACATTTGGCGCGGACGAATTTTGCGATCCATCCGAGATCGTGAGAAAAAAGGTGGAGACGGGCGCGGCACCGGCTTTCTTAACTGGCTGAAAAACCGGGAAATTAGTAAAAGTCAAGCCTACGCACTCATTGAACTCTCCAACAGTGCTGACACCCTCCTCGAACAAGGACATCTCGATCCCTCTTCGATCAACAACTTCAGCAAACGGGCTTTTGTGGAAACTGCCAAAGCCTCCCCAGAAGTGCAGCAGCTTGTCACAGATGCCGCCCGCACCGGCGATCGCATCACCCGGCGGGAAGTGCGCCAACTCTCTGATGAGTGGACAGCTATGAGTTCCGACTTGCTGCCGGATGAAGTCAAGGAAAAAGCTGCCGGTGGATCAGTCCCCACTCGCTTTCTCGCGCCTCTGGTGAAAGAGATGGAAAAGCTGCCAGAGTCGCACCTCAACGCCATCCGCCAGGAAGCCGCCGAAAATCCCGATGTTGATACTGTCAAACAGCTCACTTCGGACGCTCGTAACTTGTCAAAATATCTGGATGCTGCCGCCCAAGTGCAAACCATTAACCAGTCGTCTCTAGATATGGAAATGGCGCTAGAAGAAGCTTTGCGGCTAGGCTGTCTCAATACGGCAGCGGATATGGTGAAGCAAGCATCCCAAGTAGAACAGACAGTGGCAAAGCTATACACCACTTGGAAGCGTTTGTCAAGTCTTGCTGACCGGCTTTATGTAGACACCGGCGCGACAACTCCGCACCTGCGCTCTCTCATCAGCTGCATGGAGCGACTTGCCGGTGAGGTGATTGAAGTGCAATTAGGCGATAACGAACGCACCATTCGTCTGCGAATCTTGAGTGATTCAGATTCTTAACCGCCTCCTCACCCAACTCTATGCCTGGGTGGGGATTCCCAAACTACTCAATACAAGATTTAATAAGATTTACACACGGCTTCTTGACAAAATACATTTCTCCTAATTTGTCAAAGAGTCCAGTGTAATATTATGCACAGCCTGTTGGCTTAGCCAATTCAGTTGGTTGTTAATCAAGGTATTTCCCGTTGACTTTACAAAATCTAAA
Above is a window of Microcoleus sp. FACHB-672 DNA encoding:
- a CDS encoding DUF4112 domain-containing protein — its product is MSQPPHQPSPITPGNEAQIATVHRLRQLSHLLDNAVGIPGTRYRIGLDPLLGLLPGGGDIAGAVLSGYIVYSAAKLGLPRETLVQMVSNILFETFAGTVPVLGDLVDVTWKANTKNVALVESHLNVPQPNSKKADKWFVFLLLAGLMLVVIAVAGLSVFLISLVVRLFTGG